The Candidatus Bathyarchaeota archaeon sequence ATGTCTTCGATAACGAGGGGCGGGAGAGAGATTATCTCAGTTTCATGGTGAACGGGGTGAGCGTCCATAGTCGGGAGGGCTTCAGCACGCCTCTAGCTGAGGGAGATGTAGTCGCGATTCTGCCTCCGATGGGCGGGGGCTAGGGCACCTAAATTTATTTAGTTGGTGTCTGGTTGATATGTGGGGCTCGTGGTCTAGTCAGGATAAGACGTCAGCTTGCGGAGCTGTTGGTCGTGGGTTCGAATCCCACCGAGCCCGCTTTTCACTCATTCGGACCCTTTTCCACCATTGATAAAGGGTGTTAATACACACACATAGAGCGCCCGCGGTGTTCATGGTGCTAAATTATACCCCCGTCGGTGTCGCTTTGACCATCTCTTCCAACAGTTAATGCAAAGAGACTTCCCAATCGAATCGATTATCTCTCCACATCCACAGCACACGATCCCCTCAAGCATCGGGTTAGTCACATCGGGCAAATCCCGTTCTCTCATCCAACTTCCCGCCCTCGCCCACGCATTAGACCAATCAGGAGAAATAACAGGCGTGAATCCCTCTCTCTCAATCGCAAGGACGATCTCTTTCGCTTCCTCCAGCCACCTATATTGGCTAACAGGGTGAAAATCAATAATTAACGCTCTAAGAGAATCTGGAAAATTATCCTCAATATGAAAATTATACTCCCCGCCCTCAACATCAATCTTCACGATGGTAGCATCCTTGATCGCATCAGAATATTTTACTGCGGGAACAGTAATCGCTTTCTTATTACTGAACGATAAAATGGTGCTATTCGTGACCCCTATACCCGACGAGACGTGTAATGTAGCTTCTTCTCTATCGTTTCCAACTATAGCTGCGTGTATTGGCTTGAAATTAGGAAGCTTCAACTTGGTACATATCTGATACGAGGAAGGAGTGGGCTCATACGCGATCACTTTTGATACAGGAAACCTGGCACAGCGAATACTATACTGTCCCATATAGGCTCCAATATCGACTACATTATCAGAATAATGAAGAGGAATCGATCTACACTCCCTCATAGAAGGAATGAACGGCTTTTCACCATCCTTAGTGACCATAAATAAACCACCCGGGACATCATTCGACCTAACATATCTATATTCTAAAACGGAAGACAATCTCTAATCCTCCCCAATTTCATACCCCAGATGAATGTGGCTGATAGGGTTACCAATATGTCTAGTCTTCTCCGCAATCTTCTGCTCCAAAAGCATCGCAACGCCTGAACATCCTCCTCGTCTTTCAAGTGAACTATAATCCTTCGGTAATCTCATTAAC is a genomic window containing:
- a CDS encoding FkbM family methyltransferase; this translates as MVTKDGEKPFIPSMRECRSIPLHYSDNVVDIGAYMGQYSIRCARFPVSKVIAYEPTPSSYQICTKLKLPNFKPIHAAIVGNDREEATLHVSSGIGVTNSTILSFSNKKAITVPAVKYSDAIKDATIVKIDVEGGEYNFHIEDNFPDSLRALIIDFHPVSQYRWLEEAKEIVLAIEREGFTPVISPDWSNAWARAGSWMRERDLPDVTNPMLEGIVCCGCGEIIDSIGKSLCINCWKRWSKRHRRGYNLAP